The DNA window GTATCTTTAGTAATCTACGCACAGACAAAGCAGTGGGAATATTACCTATGTTTGCTGTTTCTTTGGAGGACTCTGCCACCTGCTGCACAGCTTCTTGAGCTGCCTGCACTGGAAAACACGACATGACGGGAACAAACTGTGACCGACCAGCTTTCACAATTTTAAACTTGTATCATCCAGGTTGTTAAATAAACCCAACTTTGACCATCTCAGTTGTTTAAAAAACTATACCTAACATTTGTAAATGGACTCTTTTACCTTATCAAGTTGTTATTTTCAATCAAGAAAGACAATAAAAGCGTGCGTCGTATCGTACCTGCAGTGTCCGTGACTCCCTTGGTGGCCGAGTGGCTCGAGCCTTTCAGGCTCTCAAAGGACTTCTTGAAAGAGGACATGGCGTCTGTCTTCGTCCCCGCAGCGTTCACACTTCAGTCTGACACGAAGGTCGCAGGGAGAGGCTGTTTATACCCTCTGTTTGAGGCAGACACCAGCGAGCACGCCCGTTCCAGGTGGATTAAGCCAAACAAAACCCGGCCAAAGAGGCCCGATCCGACTGGCATCCCGACTATGGCAGCAGACTCTCTCGGTGCCAGAAGCCCGCTCAGCAGAATTTACACATCCTGTAATCGAACCACCAGACAAGCGTGAGCAGAAAAGGGAAAGCGTGTGAGGGGGTTATTAAATAGATAGACCaccaagcaaaataaaaaaattggtTAAAAGAGGTTTAGAATTGAGAGTTGAATGTCAAAAGTGATTTTAAACATGATCAAACAACACTATCGGagggtttctgttttttgtctttatttacagAGGAATGTATGTCTGGCTTAACACATGAACCTTTATATTGACAAGTCCTGCAATCGAAAGCACATATTAATATGACAACCATTATGATTTCAAGACATTGTATTGACTCGTTAAAATCTtcagtacacacaaacacacgcacacaaatatgTATACTCTGTCAATTTCAGAGATTACAGATTTACTGGAATGATTTCACGAGCAAATATAAAGATACAATGTAAAAAACTCTTACTTCAAAAATGTTCAAAGgaaggcaaaacaaaaaagaaagaacccACAAACAGGCTTTGTCGACACTTAGGAGGATATTATTGTTTCCATATCTGCTTGCAACCggacatatttattttttcaactcCCAATGTCTCATTGGAAGATGACGAACATCTATTGCACATTTCTAAATACAGATACACACAAGTACAAAGTCACCGGCCCTGGCTCTGGTCTCATTTCATTGGGAGGGAGTCAAGGAAATGAGACAGAGAGGACCAATCCTATGTCTCAATAATTACCTACACCCAACACATTACATTAATAACATGACATttacaatatataataataaaagatttgTCTTAAAGGAAGAACATTTTTTCAGAGGGAAtgcttgtcttttttgttgacCTTTTTTGCAACGGGAGTATTTTAGTGATAGTTTCAgcatttgtcctttttattaTTAGAAATATTATTGTGCTGCTGGTTTGTTGGTAGCTTTGGCTGGTGCTTTTATGCTTCTGGCTCGTAGTCCTGGCTCCCCTgggaaaagaggaagagatTTTTAAGACACAGGCGGGTCAAATCTTTGGTTAAGGGTTCAAAAGTGTTGATATATATGTGCAACTTGTGATTGGAGTCTGCTGCAAACagctgctctctttctctttccaccCTGCAGAGGGCAGCAAAAGCCTAAACAAGCTTTAAGGATGAGTCGTGAGCCCATAGCGAGGTCCTTTTAACCCTGCACATGCCTCCTTCACACACAGTCATAAAACATACACGACACCCTCTGGGAATAAGAAATAGTCTTCGCAAATCTAATGTGTTCCAGATACTGGATTCTAATAGAAAATTCTGCCTAAGAGGTCTTGGTGCACTCTGTAGCACTCGAGCTCCATATTCACAGCACTGCAGGGAGACCCTggcattacccacaatgcatagAGCGTCATCACCACACCCATTGAGAGAGAGCTCACATATCGCTGGTGTAGCAAAGGATGGGGGAGGGGAAGCGATGCTGAGGaaaggagcaggagagggagatggaggaggacgtggaTGATACAAGCGACTGCCTTTGAAAAAttaattttccttttcatttcaggGAATCTCAGTTTTATACCTTAAACCGATGAAGGCAATAatgcacaaacaaataaaatagaGAATACAACTAAATATATCTAGAATAGATTGAACATTATTGTCAAAATGAAATCCACCTCCAAATGAAGCTTTattctgaatgtttttaatattttaatatttttctaACTAAAAACAATCCTTTTACATCCTAGTGGTCTTTTCCACATGACGCACTGCACATTGTGCGGCATCTTGATTGACTCTTAGCTATCTAAattcttttttcaaagcaatATGTTCTGCAGAGTTTATCTCGCTTCTGACAGCCAAATTCCCAAAATAACCATCGGTGTCACACACCTATCCTTTCcccacacatgcgcacacacacacacacacacacacacacacacacacacacacacacacacacacacacacacacacacacacacacacacacacacacacacacacacacactcccagtgCTCAATGTAGGTAGGTGGTTCTATATTCGCTGTATTCACCATAACAATCTTACTTTAACACAAAGACATGCCATTTGTAATTGTAAGGCAGAAGACACATGTATGCACTTTGTGGGGTGTAGGCTGATTACCTGCTGGGACTCATCATATGTCTCCCCTTCTGCCTGAAGCATTGCATCTCCCTGGCCCTCCATGGCCTCCTGCCCGTACTCCTCAGGCTGGAGGGACAGAAAGACGGAGGAAATGAGGATGTAGGAAAAAATCTACGTTAAACATAGCAACTAAACATATTGGAAGTTACTACGTCTGTACTAaatcaatattacattttagtcACATAACGTAGCATTGGGTTTACCATAGATACGGACAAGGAGATGCACGGGAAGCTGGATTAACAAACATTTTGAGCTGAATATCATCGGCAGAGACCCTCGAAGAAACCCGCCGGATAAACCAATGATACCAAAACTAGTTCAAACCAGCTGGTGTACGGTAGACAGAAAAGTCCTGGCCAGTGTTGCTTTTTTCCTAATGCCAGCAGCTAGCACATGTGTGTATCTAGCAAGAAAGATGCTAGTTTTAGTTTAGACTGATATGTGTTTTTTGCTCTTGATTTAAGATTAACTTGAATTGTCTGTGTTATAACAAAGGAACATGTTACCGAAAGCCATGATGTAGCTCAACGAGGTGATAACTTATTCATTACTATACAACAATGGAAGCAAGGAGGAGTGAGACATTGGATGATAAGACAAGTTTGttagttattttttgtttaaagtaACAAATCTTTTCCTAGCTTATCTTTTTATGAAGTGAATGAATCCTGACACGGTAAAACTCTCCTTCTGAGAGCTTTCTGATGCAAACAGCGCTCCACCTTGGATGCACCTCCTACTTTGAGGCCTTAAAACAAAGATAGTGGGTCAacgcacatttatttttaaacccaGTACTAATCAAGTCAATTAGGTCGTAGAAGAACCGGCCATAATCCAGCTGGTGTTACTGCTGTAAGTCCACCGACATGAATAGGCCTTAAATGCTGCAGAATGGAAAACCACAATAAAACCACACCTAATCAGATCACTGACTGTGTGAAGTGCAAAATATAGTTACAGAGAGGATATACAGGCAACAAGTACAGTTTGAATCTCTTTTCAGGGTGCTGAATGATCCGTGTGCTGAATGATCGTTTTTATCATTCAGCGAGTGCCCCGTGAGAGCCTATTAGAGAAGGCTGTCAGATTTACTAGATTAGTGAGTCAGTGGAAGGAGTCCAGCTCTGAGGGATGAGGGCTTTGGACAGCACGAGGACCTCACGGACACACTCATAGTGAAATACAAAATGTCAACGTGCTCATAGCGCACGACCGGAAaagtttaaaaagcaaaaaaggcaTCATTGAAATGCGTATTTTTCAATTTTCACACGTTGATATTTTCAAGTCAAGCCAGCTCCGTGTGCAGAGCAGACTGTGTGGTAACCATCAAGCTTCCTCCAATAAAAGAAGTGTAAAACAAGTGCACTGCTTACTATTATAATTGTATCAAAGCTGTCATCATCCAGCTTGTCACCCCTCTACATTTTACAGTGGGAAAGTTGAGGAAATcacaaaaatgtaaagtaaaatattttgttttccaggGGTTTAAACCATTGGAAATGTGATATAAGAGGTATAAAAAAGCAGGgtgaaaaaataatacaaaactgAACATAAAAACCCCTCTGATATTACACAATTAAGGCATCCTGACTTCCCGTAGGTGTACGTGAACACTGCCATACGGTGTCAGATAAGAGCGACAGGGTGTTACACCTCTCTACATGTGTGCTACCAGGGAGCTGATGGCGTGACCGTGTACATACATTCATGTCTGCAGGGAATTCGTCCTTTTTCCCCAGGCCAGTGGCAGCAACAATGTTCCCGACGGCTCCATGGGTCTTCTCCGCCACTGCAGAGAGCCAAAaacaccatgaacacacacacgcacacacacacacgtgatctGAACAGATTCATTGTTTTACAATTGACTATCGTACATAATGTCCACTTACACTTCAAAATTAACAAAACACAGTAACAAAACTGGGTCACTAATGAAGTTTGCATTTGACTATCGAAGGGAAAACTCACCTGAGCCCACGCCGTCTTTGGCCTTGTTacctggattaaaaaaaaatgttttacttgtTACAACACGTTACTTGTTACTGTTATATTACTtaacattttgtgtttgtagaaCTTTAAACTCTCCCAATACTACCTACTTAATCACTACTGCCATGTACTCACAGTTTTAGGCTGCATTGTGATTTCTTGCATCATTTCTGCAGTACCTCAGTCCACCTTGATCTAGCATGAATCATGACACACTAATGCTAAGCCCGACATAATAAACAAGCAGGATTACATTCAAAGACAGCACTGCAGCGTCCTGTTCACTGCTCACGTGTGAAAAGTAACTGGCATCCTTCTCCTTGATCTCTCAATAGCAAACAATCATTTTTTACACAACTGATGCAAAatcagtcattttttttatttgcagctcTAAAAGAAATAATAGAGCAATCGTGGCTGTTTGCTACTTTTATTGTGAGGAGTTTTTCAACCAATCAGTTCTCGGACCTTGGGCAGAACTCCATCTATTCGTACTCCATCAAGCTGTTGGGCAATCAAACCGAGCCCACTGGTTCGGATCACTCAAGCATTGTCCTCCTATCTACAGTGCAGTAGTCACATGCCTTGTTCGTCCCTGAGAGCCTTTAAAAAACCCGCTGGGGAGAGATTAAATGAAGTCGAGTCTAAGTAAAACCGATCTAAGTTGGGGCTTTAAGGATCTGCTCTACCACACCGTATATACCGTAATAGAATGGAATAAAATCTATTTCAAGCTCATTAAGGGTTGAAAATGAAATTTCAAATAACAAAATATTTCTAATTGGCAATAAGTCATTAacatcaaataaatgtaataataattgttTGCAGTAGCTATGGTTCAGAAAATGGTAGTATGAGATATACTGAGACTGTCTAGTAGGGTGCACACTGTTAATGCTCTATGAACGAGGCTGTCATTTAGGACATTAAATGGTATCTAGTACAACGGGTGTTTGCTTCTTTCTGCCTCTCGTTGCCTCACTCGCGCTGTGTGCACAGCTCAGCTGGGTCTactctctgcagcagctgtcAAAAGGTGGGCCTTAGGCCTATCAGATCACTCTCACCCCTCCTCCAAGAAGGGCCTCCAAGCGAATCATACGCAGCTTTCTAGGGCACCGTTCTGCTCCACAAGCAGCATGCAGGAGCACAGCGATGCCACACGACATGGACACGATGCTATCGCTATTTGTCCACCGTTGGCAAAAGGCCCGATGAGACACAGCATGGAGAAGGCTCAAAATGAGCGTGCATGTTGACCTGTTTGCTTCTGCCCGATGCATGACAGGGACAAGGTGATGAATATGAACAGGTGCTATCTAAATGCACACACGACAAGACAACTGGAATACATGGAATACAACGTCACTGAATCAATGGTACGGGCCTGTAGAGCAACCAGCAGGCGTGTCGCTGGGAATTTGGGTTTGTCAGTATAGACATACAGCTTGTGAAATATAAGACACTCATCACTTAATTATGTGGTGAATAACTAGAATGTTACACAGAGAAAAGTCAATAATGATCATGAGAATGTTCTGCTTTTCTGGATCTCATGTGACTGTAGTTGGTCTTGGGACTCCGGACTGTGGGTCTCATGCAGTTGTGATGAGCTCTTTACACcgttttctgacattttatagaCCAAggcatttattaaataataaagaacATACTACTGAGAGGAATGGCTAATGAGAAGTATAGTTAGTtagacataaaaataaatatatacagctCAAACTTGGTTCTGAACAATATGATTGCTATAAtttgtgttaatatttgaattaattgaGCTTGTTATTCATAATTTACACAATATAACTGGCTAGCAGTGCCTATCgtgatatttaaattaaatttcatGATAATTATATGACACCAATAAAGAATTGCCTTAGATGGATGACCAGAGATTTAAGAGGGAAATTATGCATAGCACCACCGTCACAAGTAAAGGGTGAAGCTGCAATGTGACGAATGGGAAACTGTTTCATTATGAACACAAGATGATCAAAGCTATTGAGACGACCATTGAATAAAGTATAAGTAAAATGGATTGAGCCCAAAAACCTTTGAACCCATGCAACAGTAGCAGTGATCTTTGCAAATGGATTTACTTGTGTCCATTACAAATTAAACTGCACCGTAAAGGATCAAAGGTCCACGAAGGAGCTCTAGGAGCTTTACAATGTGCTGCCCCCACCAACCTGCGACCCCCACCTGGATTCCCATCTTCTGCCTGTAGCTCAGTCAAGTCCGGCAAAAGGGCACAAGGAGACTTAGAGCCgtgaaaatatttttaagtGCATCcttttctaaaaacatgttAATACTGGATGTTTTGACGATACATAGAGTTAAATGATTATTTAATACATGGCATCAGCCAGCATAAATGAATCCAAGCTATTGATTAATGTCGAGGCAGATTTAGTTTTAATTGTATTATACTTTAAACTTTTAACTTCTCACTCAGTTAGATTCCACCCCACATTGAGTCCTATAAATAGGAAATAAACATGAAGGTGTAATATTGTCACTGTATCATGATAGTGGTGCACATCGAGGTTAGAGAATCAGGAATACACACAGCCAGCTGGTTGCTTACATGTTTGAGGGAAGCTAAATGAAGCTATTAATTGTACAAACGAAgggtttttaaataattttaccATTTCTTTCAGGATTATGCATCAATATTCTCTCTCCTGATCTGTTGCAGCTCATACATTCTATATCATTGGCCGTGGGCCAGTGGTTGCATGTCAAATAACCTGAAAACAGATGTGCGATCATCTTACCTACAAACATAACTCCTTCTTTAGTCTTTTCAGCTGCAACCGCGACCCCCTCCTTGGTCTTCTCTGCTGCCACAGCCATCCCCTCTTTGGCTTTAGACAAACCCTTCATAAACACATCCATCTTGGCCGAGTAACTGTGAAGAGATGGACCATACCTGCTGTTAGTCACCTGCTGGCAACTGCTGGCCCTTTATACACATCTCTTTTATATGCACGTGTGACattgttataataataacaCTTTAATTTCTACCTCTATGAATATGAGTCAATTATACGACCAAAATGAACTGTAAAAGAAGGCAGCACCGCCTCCTGTGGTACATCCTGACAGCTGCACTCCAGCCATCAGgcagtagtaaaaaaaaaaaaaacactctgttCACTCATGCATTCAACCATCCATTGCACATCCTCGTCAAAGCATGAAATATTCAAAGGCTAAAAGATTTCAATGAAAGGGTTGACAGGGGAGGCGCTCATTAATTATTGCTCTCGGTGGCAGAGCGATGCAGCTGCGGCTGAGGAAAAGAACAGTCTGGCCCTTTTAGTTAAGGCACTGTACTTCAAACTGTAACTTACTGAAAGGAAATGCATTGCAGGGCCTACAACACGTTTCTGGGGGAAGGGAAGCACGACCTACTCGTGCACATCCTCACGCGTTACACATACGACTTGGGTGCAATCTGAGCTTGTACGAACACAAGCAGGGaagcttttaaataaaacagacaACAGCTCGGATTTTGTCATTGCATTTCACACCGATCCAGATGGGTGTTGCAGGTTAAACCTTTAATTAGCACATGCAGGTATACATTTACGGTGCCGACCGATTTCTCACGTCTGCATCCGTGCCTCCCGGAATTTTCATCGTTACGTTATTTTCGCAGCTCAAATTGATACGAATATTCCACAAAAATCGGATTATTAAATATACACCGCAATGTTGAATAATTAGGGCAcggtaacattttaaaaatcaacgCATGCAAGGTCCCCCGGTGGTGGTGACCTCTAAACGTCTAAAAACTGTAACAATAACGTAAGAatgcatgaaaagaaaaagagtcgTTACCTTTTTACGAATAGCCGTCGACTTGTCCCCGTATGATTCACTCGCACACTATCGTCTGAATGGGATTTCCAAGTGATCACTAGGTGGGCCTTCCGCGGGCTGATCTCCACCAACAGGGACGGCCCCCTTCACGGCGCGGCTCAGAatataatgccccccccccgccttcgcccccctctccccacaaTGGTTCCCTCCACTACGGATCACGCCGAGATCTTAACTTGCAGAGCAATGAAAATGACTTTAACGGATCTGCACCCTCTCACGATGGATTAAATGTCCTTTAGCTGGATTGTCACTCATTTTTCAACATTCGATAGTGATCATAacgaaatagatttttttaatttagactACTTGACCTACATTTAATTGTTTCTTGTGGATCCCCCCATACTACAACTGTCAGCATTTGCACTGCGTTTCATTAAGAAATGCAACCCCCGTCTTATATAAGTGAGGTGTCATATATTTTTCTGCATCCTTATCTTTAACTCCTTTAATTAACACAACAATTATTGATTATCGTTGGGTAGAAAACGTATAAAATGTATTATCCCAGTACCGCATAGAACGGGAGGGCGATCGGAAGGGAGATACCATTGTGAAAAGAAATGGGGCAGGGGTGTGTTTGTTGAAATATGtacgaatatatatatatatatatatatatatatatatatatatatatatatatatatatatatatatatatatatatatatatatatatatatatatatatataaatgtttattccttatttatttgccttgtacAGGGGAGTAATAGTTGATCTGTCATTcgtcttttttaaaatttggtctgttatttgtgtttcataGCAATGAAAAAGATTGATACCAGAAGGGGGGTTTAAGCGTTGTAGCCTACATTTTCCACAAATTACGTCATCAGCGGACTCATTTCTGACAATGAGAACACCAGGCTATGGCGGTTTCTAGTGGAGTAAACTAAAACCGGAGAACACTAATAATGAACAGATTCATGAAGCCGACTTGTCGCGGACCTACAGTGCGCCTGACTTTATGACGTAGATCGTAGATGACGCGGGAGTAGCGAGCGAGTATTAATGAAATCCCCCTTCTTCCCTCCAACTCGTCCTTCAATTTGAGGAAACCCCAGATTACTGACTCCCTTTGAAAATGTCCTGTTTCATATGGTCTCATGGCCATTCTGTGCCATGTCCTGCGAGGACGTAACTAGTGAAATATGACGACCATTCTATCCTTCAAAGTGCAGTTCATACacacatgtattcattttacCGTGTGAGATCACGTTTACTGTTAAGACGTGCTTCCACGTGCTTCAGTGCATTTGTACAGCAACATACAGTGGTCATTACTGTATTATTCATTCTACCAGTCATTACATTGTGTGATTTGTGAGCTGAatcgtgtgtttgttttgggcaGTAAGAATAAAGCTTCATCCTCCACTGAGTCCCATCGGGTACTGTCCAGGGTCCTGAACTGGAGTCTGTCTCTATCCGTAGTGC is part of the Pungitius pungitius chromosome 2, fPunPun2.1, whole genome shotgun sequence genome and encodes:
- the LOC119210245 gene encoding uncharacterized protein LOC119210245, whose amino-acid sequence is MSSFKKSFESLKGSSHSATKGVTDTAVQAAQEAVQQVAESSKETANIAAQEAGRQTQDAIGNAADKATDTIKEFGQKLERK
- the sncb gene encoding beta-synuclein, with protein sequence MDVFMKGLSKAKEGMAVAAEKTKEGVAVAAEKTKEGVMFVGNKAKDGVGSVAEKTHGAVGNIVAATGLGKKDEFPADMNPEEYGQEAMEGQGDAMLQAEGETYDESQQGSQDYEPEA